In a genomic window of Quercus lobata isolate SW786 chromosome 4, ValleyOak3.0 Primary Assembly, whole genome shotgun sequence:
- the LOC115987921 gene encoding GABA transporter 1-like — protein sequence MAAVVPDSSSDSIFGKENGVHPPKQLDAGALFVLKSKGSWLHCGYHLTTSIVAPVLLSLPFALALLGWVGGVVCLILAGLVTFYSYNLLSAVLEHHAQLGQRQLRFRDVASDVLGPRWGKYVVGPLQFGICYGAVVAGSLLGGQSLKFIYLLHNPNGTMKLYQFISIFGVLILFLAQIPSFHSLRHINLVSLTLCLAFSACVTAGSIHVGYSRNAPTRDYSFNSSGVNRVFGGVNAVSIIATTYACGIIPEIQATIAPPVKGKMFKGLCVCYSVILATFFSVAISGYWAFGNQAMGTVLSNFMGNGQPLLPTWFLLMTNIFILLQISAVTVVYLQPTNEVFEKWFADPKMDQFSNRNVVPRLISRSISVIIGTLIAAMLPFFGDIMAVLGAFGCIPLDFIFPMVVYNVTFKPSKRGLVFWGNMFIAVASTALAAVGAIASIRQIVIDAKAYRLFANM from the exons ATGGCAGCTGTAGTTCCAGACTCCTCCAGTGATTCCATATTTGGCAAGGAAAATGGTGTTCACCCTCCCAAACAGCTCGATGCTGGAGCGTTGTTTGTCCTCAAATCCAAAG GATCATGGTTGCACTGTGGATACCATTTAACCACATCAATCGTAGCACCGGTGCTTCTGAGTCTTCCCTTTGCTCTAGCCTTACTAGGCTGGGTTGGAGGAGTTGTATGCTTAATCCTTGCAGGTTTAGTAACTTTCTATTCCTACAATCTTCTATCTGCGGTTTTGGAACACCATGCACAACTTGGTCAGCGCCAGCTTCGGTTTAGGGACGTGGCTAGTGATGTTTTAG GACCTAGATGGGGCAAATATGTTGTTGGGCCACTTCAATTTGGGATATGCTATGGCGCAGTTGTGGCTGGCAGCCTTCTGGGAGGGCAGAGCCTTAAG TTCATTTACTTGCTCCATAACCCAAATGGGACTATGAAGCTTTACCAGTTTATTAGTATTTTTGGAGTACTAATACTGTTTTTAGCTCAAATTCCATCCTTCCACTCGCTGAGGCATATCAATCTTGTCTCTCTAACCCTTTGCCTTGCTTTCAGTGCTTGTGTCACAGCCGGTTCCATACACGTCG GATATTCCAGGAATGCTCCTACTAGGGACTATTCCTTCAATAGCTCCGGAGTAAATCGTGTTTTTGGTGGTGTTAATGCTGTTTCAATCATTGCTACTACATATGCCTGTGGAATTATTCCTGAAATACAG GCAACTATAGCTCCTCCAGTCAAGGGTAAAATGTTCAAAGGTTTATGCGTCTGTTACTCTGTTATACTCGCGACTTTTTTCAGCGTTGCAATCTCTGGGTATTGGGCATTTGGCAATCAGGCTATGGGGACAgttctttcaaattttatggGTAATGGACAGCCTTTGCTACCAACTTGGTTTCTCTTGATGACCAATATTTTCATTCTTCTGCAAATATCAGCTGTCACAGTG GTTTACTTGCAACCAACAAATGAAGTGTTTGAAAAGTGGTTTGCAGACCCCAAAATGGATCAATTTTCCAATCGTAACGTTGTGCCAAGGTTGATTTCCCGGTCAATATCAGTGATTATAGGTACATTAATTGCGGCTATGCTACCTTTCTTTGGAGATATCATGGCAGTTTTGGGGGCATTTGGATGTATTCCTCTAGATTTTATTTTCCCCATGGTTGTCTACAATGTGACTTTCAAGCCCTCAAAGCGTGGCCTAGTATTTTGGGGTAACATGTTCATTGCAGTAGCATCTACAGCATTGGCCGCCGTAGGCGCAATAGCATCAATTCGACAAATAGTTATCGATGCCAAAGCATATCGTTTATTTGCtaatatgtaa